The nucleotide window TGGTTTTCTTGTTGTAACTTCTTATGCGTCAGAGCCTTTTCGATCAAGCTCATTAGTTCTTCAAGATTGAAAGGCTTCGTGACGAAGTGGAAGGCCCCTTTTTGAGTTGCGCGAATCGCAGACTCAATCGTGGCATGACCAGTAAGAATGATCACTTCGGCAGCAGGATGAAGAGCTTTTAAATGAGTCATGAATTCAATGCCATCTCCGTCAGGGAGATTTAAATCGACGATAGCAAGATCAACGGGAACGTCGCCTTGACACAAAACTTTGGCTTCTTCGATTTTGTTGGCAGTGATGACATTAAGACCTTTTCGATCAAGCACTCTGAAGAGTGCGGTGCGAAGAGATGACTCGTCATCTAATATAAGGACTCGTTGGGTGCGCATGAACCTTCCTTCCATGGTGGGTTCTGTTCCTGCCTACAGTTCGACGCAAATCATTCTGCGATGATTTACATTTTGCCCCATCACTACTTTGACAGAGTTGAAGTGTATGCAGGTTAAAGGATAGATTGATTTTGACTGGACTGTCAAAAAATCCGCGCCCAGATGGGCTTTCAGGACCTTAAAACTAGACGGGTGAAGGAAATTTTTGCCACGTTTTCATGATCAGGACCCGAGAAAAATTCGAGGTCGGCCTCATGATCGCGAAGGATTTGAGTGGCCACTGGAACACCTAAGCCTATGGGAAGACTTGGATTTTTTTCAGGCGTTCCGTTGTCCTTGACTAAAATTTGGGCAATCTCGGGCTGCAGGTTGTTGGGGGAAGAAATTTCTATGTTGATGAAGCCCTTAAACCCTTTCTGCTGGCGGATTCGATCATTGATACGATCAATAGAATTTTGCAGCAGGTTCTTCAAGGCTTGAGCCAAAAGATTCAGATGACCTAGGACAAGAATATCGTCTCCTGGTTTTGAAGTGGACCAGTGTAGTTTCACATCAATGCCTTGTGACTTCGTTTGTAGTTCGACAATTTTGAAAGCGCGCGTGCAAACTTCTTTCAAGCTCACATCGCCTTCCTGATCGGCGTTGGGATTTCTGGTGAAACCCAAAAGATTTTGGACGATCTCTTTGCAGCGTTGGACGCCCGCTTCCATCTCCACCACGTCAGGATAAAGTGGATTCGCAGGATTCATTTCCATCTTGATCAACTGCGTGAAAGAAAGAATTCCTCCGAGGGGATTATTCAGCTCATGGGCAATCGAAGAGCCAATCGTTCCCAACTCGGCCATCTTTGCAGATTCCAAAATCTGTCTTTCCATCTTCAATTGCGCCGTCACATCGTGATAAAGATTCACGTAGACTGCGGGCTTGTCAGAATCAAGGACTAAACTTTGGCTGTACACTTCAAAGGTTCGCGGTGAAGCATCTTTGGAGACCACGCGGAAGTTCGAGCCCCGCTGGCAGCCTGGACAAGGTGTTTCGCGATTGTATAAAGCTTGATAGCATTTGCGAGCGGGCACGGGGTGTTCGCGTTCTTTGAAGCGCTCATCCGCCGCTTTGTTGGATTGAATGATATCGTAGTTTGCATCAATCAAAACGACAGGATCCGACATCGAGTTGAAGGTCGCCTCCCATTGTTCTTTAAGAGATTCAGATTCTTTCAATTTTTGAATACGATCCAGAGCCAGGGCTACGGCCTCGGCAACGCGGGTCAGGAAATCGCTTTCATCGCGATTGAACGGATGATCTGGCGCGCGCAAATAAAATATCGAACCGACTTTTTCGTGCTGGCGGAAAAGTGGAACTTGTAACTGGGTGAAATTTAATTGAGTGCTGACCTGGCGATGAAAAAGTTCATCTTGAGGATGAAAGAAAACGCGAATCCATGACGTTTGAACTGTGGCCGCTAAAGACTCATTCAAAAGCTGCTCAATTTCACCCACAGAGCTGGCTTGATGGACGGCCATCAGGGCGCTCTTAAAGCCTTCAATGCGTGAATTTGTCAGAAAAAGTTTGCGGCGTGCTTCAGTCAGGAAGCGTGTTCTTCGTTGCACTCGTTCTTCCAGCTCGATTTGTAAGCGTTTGAGTTTCGCCGTTTGCTCGCGAATCAAGAGAGCAAGGTTTTCATCCTGCTTGCGTTGATTGGCTTCTTCGAGGGCGGAAAATAAATGAGCTTCCAGATCGGGATCTTGAAAGGTGGCCATCACACGGAAGAAAGAATACTCCTCGTGCAGAATTGAAAGTTGATTCGCGGAAAAGTCATTGGGAACCACGGCGATGAATTGTGTCGCGGGATTCGAGCGTTTGAGCTCCTCATAGAATTCATTAAACTTTTTACCCAAGATCAGGGTCACAGACAAGGCCACGACATTGTAAGTGGAATCTTGAACCCAATGCCAAGCTTGATTCAAATCAGTCGCAATATGGGCACCAAGCTCTTGCAGCCGGGCATCCCAAGGACCAATAAGCAGGAAGCTCGCTTTTAAAGTCCGCATGTCGTGATTAAATCCCTGTGATGATAAATCGTAAAATCAGGATGGTCTTCCGGATACTGGGCTTTTTCGCCAACATGTTCACCATGGGCAAAATAGCAGGTGTCAGAGCCCACGCGTTTGGCGTCACGAATCTCACTGGAAAGGCGATTGCCAATGCTGAGAAGTTCTTTGGCGTGGTGGCCCTCAACTTTTAAGATCTCAGTGAAGGCGATCTCTTTTCTTTCGCCAATAAATCCATTGAGAACGTAGATTTTCTTGAAAAACTTTTCGATTTGTAAGGCGCGGATTTTTTCAGCTTGCGCTTCGAAAGATCCCATTGTTACCAAATACAAATTGTATCGTTCGTGAAGGTGCAAGAGATTTTCTGTGGCACCTGTCATCAAGGGGAGAACCGCGGGAATGTCGGGATTGTAAAACTGCTCCAGGGCATCGTGCACGGCTTTGCCCTTGGTGTGCATTCCATAATGATTGGCAATTTGCGTGAAAATTTCCGTGTGCGAATACTCTGCTGCCAAGTTGTGGCGCATTTTCATGCACTCTTCCAGAGTGCAGCTAAGGCCGGCGTTGACCATGGCCTGACAAGCTCGCAAGGAAGCCATCGGTACCAGCAGTCCGGAGGTGTCGAGAAGGGTGTCATCTAAATCAAAGACGATGGATTTGTATTTGATCATCGAGATTCCTTTCTCTCCGTCTGCACTCCCGCGTTGCTGGAGTTGGTTAATAAAAGTTCTAAGCCCTGTCTAAAGTGAGGCCAGACCAGGTTTAGATCGATATGCTCTTGCTCCTCGATGCAGATCACCGGGATTTGATGTTCGATCCAACCAAACTGCCCTAAGCTTCCAGGTGTGGGATAGCCAATGTCCTCGCGGCATTCGTATCCAGTCCCGGTTGCGAGGGTTTCCGCGGCCTTTTGCCCAGGGTGTCCTGTGAAGACAACGCAAGGCTCCCACGAATGAAAGTGTACTATAAGCTGTGGCTTTTCGTCCTCAATGAGTTTTACCAAAGCCCGAACTTCAGCCTCGCTCCCAGGCGAAGGGCCGGGATAGTATCGAGGCGCCTTAGCTTCCGGGCTCCAATCGCGGCAGGGAAAGTTGCGATTTAAGTCGACCCCGTTGCCATTGGTGCGTTGGTGATGAGAGTAGCCGTCGGGATTAATGCAGGGAATGAGAATCCAGGGGTGAATTTTTTCACTTTGAGTTTTCTCATTTTCTTGAAGCCATGCTAGAAGCTCGGTAGCCAGGCGAACACCTTCGGGCTCGTCGCCATGTACGCCACCAATAAACAAGATGGGCTGTTCCGAAAAACCACTCATTGTGTGTGATTTTTTATACAGCTCGATGGGCGTTCCTGATGATGTCGAGGCCCAAGAAGATTGGTGAAAAATGTTTCTGTGCATGACATAATTAAGCCTGTTTTTTTTAGATAAGAAAAGCATTTAAAAGGAAGTTTGCAAATGCCAGTCAATAAGTCAGAGAGTGCATCAGAACAGTCAGCGGAAAAACAAACGCCGAAACTGACAGTGATTGCCCTAGCAGCAGGGAAGGGGACTCGTATGAAGTCGCCTCTTCCTAAAGTACTTCATCCTGTTGCAGGACGCCCGATGATTGAGAAAGTCATCCAAGCCTCTAAACAAGCAGGTGCGACAGAAGTGCGCGTGATCGTGGGTCATGGGCAGAATCTTGTGCGCCAAGTGGTAGAGCCGATGGGCGTTTCTTGTTATGTGCAAGACGAACAATTGGGCACTGCTCACGCAGTTCGTTGTGCGAAGTTGGAAGACGTCGAAGGCGATGTTGTGATCATGAACGGCGACCATCCTTTGATCGAAGCCTCCGATATCAAGGATTTCCTAAGAATTTTCCGAGATGAAAAATGTGACCTGGCGGTGGTGACGGCGGAACTTAAAAATCCGGGTGAGTTCGGTCGCATCGTGCGTAATCGTGGCGACTTGGTGGCGATCGTAGAAGCGAAGGACGCCTCTGCGGAAGCTTTGAAGATTAAAGAGATTAACACCGGAATTTATATCGCCAAGGCGGCGACCCTGGCGGAGTATCTTCCGCAAATTAAAAACAACAACGCAAAAAAAGAATTTTACATCACCGATTTGATTGCCTTGTGCATTCAGGATAAATTGCGTGTGCAGGCTATTAAGGCGACTCCGAAAGTTGCCGTGGGTGTGAACAATCAGCTTGAGCTTGCTAAAGCAACCAGCATGATCTTCAAGCGTAAAGCATTGCGCTTGTTGGAAGATGGCGTCTTGATGATTGATCCACGTACAACTTATGTGGAAGAGTCTGTGCAAATTGGCGCGGGAACTGTGATCTATCCAAATGTCTTTATTCGTGGACGTACAAAGGTTGGCTCATTCTGCGTGATTGAATCGAACTCCTTCTTGTCTGACAGCGAAGTGGCTGACAGTGTGCAAATTCGCGCAGGCAGCTATCTCGAAAACGCCAAGGTGCACAGCAAGGCGTCAGTGGGTCCTTATGCGCGTCTTCGTCCAGACACAGAGATCTGCGAAGAAGCTCATGTCGGTAACTTCGTGGAAATGAAGAAAACAAAATTTGGGAAAAGATCTAAGGCAGGTCATTTGACTTATCTTGGCGATGCTGAGGTCGGTGAGGACGTGAACGTAGGTTGCGGAACTATAACTTGCAACTACGCTGCGGACAGAAAGAAATATAAAACTAAAATTGGCAATCGTGTTTTCGTTGGCAGTGATACTCAGTTTATTGCGCCCATCGAGATTGGTGACGATGCTGTTATTGGATCAGGCTCCACAATCACGAAGAATGTTCCCGCAAAGGCCCTGGCCGTTGCGCGTGGCAAACAATTCGTAAAAGAAAACTATGTCGTGAAGTCTGAAGAGACTGAAAGTAAAGAGTAGGTGAATTATGTGTGGTATCGTCGGTTATCTAGGACCTCAAAGCCCTAAAGATATTATTATCAGCGGTCTAAAAAAACTTGAGTATCGTGGTTACGATAGCGCTGGTATTGCAATTCTGGATCAAGGAAAAACAAAGCGCGTGCGCGCTCAAGGTAAATTGAAAGCCTTGGAAGACAAACTTGTTGGCGAAAAGTTCGATGGCCATTTGGGCATCGGTCACACTCGTTGGGCGACTCATGGTAAACCGTCAGAGCGCAACGCCCATCCTCATCAGGTT belongs to Bdellovibrio svalbardensis and includes:
- a CDS encoding histidine kinase dimerization/phospho-acceptor domain-containing protein codes for the protein MRTLKASFLLIGPWDARLQELGAHIATDLNQAWHWVQDSTYNVVALSVTLILGKKFNEFYEELKRSNPATQFIAVVPNDFSANQLSILHEEYSFFRVMATFQDPDLEAHLFSALEEANQRKQDENLALLIREQTAKLKRLQIELEERVQRRTRFLTEARRKLFLTNSRIEGFKSALMAVHQASSVGEIEQLLNESLAATVQTSWIRVFFHPQDELFHRQVSTQLNFTQLQVPLFRQHEKVGSIFYLRAPDHPFNRDESDFLTRVAEAVALALDRIQKLKESESLKEQWEATFNSMSDPVVLIDANYDIIQSNKAADERFKEREHPVPARKCYQALYNRETPCPGCQRGSNFRVVSKDASPRTFEVYSQSLVLDSDKPAVYVNLYHDVTAQLKMERQILESAKMAELGTIGSSIAHELNNPLGGILSFTQLIKMEMNPANPLYPDVVEMEAGVQRCKEIVQNLLGFTRNPNADQEGDVSLKEVCTRAFKIVELQTKSQGIDVKLHWSTSKPGDDILVLGHLNLLAQALKNLLQNSIDRINDRIRQQKGFKGFINIEISSPNNLQPEIAQILVKDNGTPEKNPSLPIGLGVPVATQILRDHEADLEFFSGPDHENVAKISFTRLVLRS
- a CDS encoding HAD family hydrolase, producing MIKYKSIVFDLDDTLLDTSGLLVPMASLRACQAMVNAGLSCTLEECMKMRHNLAAEYSHTEIFTQIANHYGMHTKGKAVHDALEQFYNPDIPAVLPLMTGATENLLHLHERYNLYLVTMGSFEAQAEKIRALQIEKFFKKIYVLNGFIGERKEIAFTEILKVEGHHAKELLSIGNRLSSEIRDAKRVGSDTCYFAHGEHVGEKAQYPEDHPDFTIYHHRDLITTCGL
- the glmU gene encoding bifunctional UDP-N-acetylglucosamine diphosphorylase/glucosamine-1-phosphate N-acetyltransferase GlmU, translating into MPVNKSESASEQSAEKQTPKLTVIALAAGKGTRMKSPLPKVLHPVAGRPMIEKVIQASKQAGATEVRVIVGHGQNLVRQVVEPMGVSCYVQDEQLGTAHAVRCAKLEDVEGDVVIMNGDHPLIEASDIKDFLRIFRDEKCDLAVVTAELKNPGEFGRIVRNRGDLVAIVEAKDASAEALKIKEINTGIYIAKAATLAEYLPQIKNNNAKKEFYITDLIALCIQDKLRVQAIKATPKVAVGVNNQLELAKATSMIFKRKALRLLEDGVLMIDPRTTYVEESVQIGAGTVIYPNVFIRGRTKVGSFCVIESNSFLSDSEVADSVQIRAGSYLENAKVHSKASVGPYARLRPDTEICEEAHVGNFVEMKKTKFGKRSKAGHLTYLGDAEVGEDVNVGCGTITCNYAADRKKYKTKIGNRVFVGSDTQFIAPIEIGDDAVIGSGSTITKNVPAKALAVARGKQFVKENYVVKSEETESKE
- a CDS encoding DUF2817 domain-containing protein; the protein is MHRNIFHQSSWASTSSGTPIELYKKSHTMSGFSEQPILFIGGVHGDEPEGVRLATELLAWLQENEKTQSEKIHPWILIPCINPDGYSHHQRTNGNGVDLNRNFPCRDWSPEAKAPRYYPGPSPGSEAEVRALVKLIEDEKPQLIVHFHSWEPCVVFTGHPGQKAAETLATGTGYECREDIGYPTPGSLGQFGWIEHQIPVICIEEQEHIDLNLVWPHFRQGLELLLTNSSNAGVQTERKESR